In one Cellulomonas sp. JZ18 genomic region, the following are encoded:
- a CDS encoding ABC transporter ATP-binding protein, with amino-acid sequence MTSVLDLQAVTIRRGTTTILDDLTWQVREGERWVVLGRNGAGKTTLLQVASGRMHPTRGTATLLGQRLGATDVFELRPRIGLSSAALADRIPSGETVKDVVLTAAYGVTGRWREAYEELDEARANDLLAAFGVAHLAERFFGTLSEGERKRVQIARSLMSDPELLLLDEPAAGLDLGGREELVAALAELARDPRSPALVLVTHHVEEIPPGFTHLLLLRAGRVHAAGPIGEVLTAENLSGTFDVPLRLEHGDGRWAAHAAPGAGTAR; translated from the coding sequence ATGACCAGCGTGCTCGACCTGCAGGCCGTGACGATCCGCCGGGGGACGACGACGATCCTCGACGACCTGACGTGGCAGGTGCGCGAGGGCGAGCGCTGGGTGGTGCTGGGCCGCAACGGTGCGGGCAAGACCACGCTGCTGCAGGTCGCGTCGGGGCGCATGCACCCCACGCGCGGCACGGCCACGCTGCTGGGTCAGCGCCTGGGCGCGACGGACGTGTTCGAGCTGCGGCCGCGCATCGGCCTGTCGAGCGCCGCGCTGGCCGACCGCATCCCGTCCGGCGAGACCGTGAAGGACGTCGTCCTCACCGCGGCCTACGGCGTGACGGGTCGCTGGCGGGAGGCGTACGAGGAGCTCGACGAGGCGCGGGCCAACGACCTGCTCGCGGCGTTCGGCGTCGCGCACCTCGCGGAGCGGTTCTTCGGCACGCTGTCCGAGGGCGAGCGCAAGCGCGTGCAGATCGCACGCTCGCTCATGAGCGACCCCGAGCTCCTGCTCCTCGACGAGCCGGCCGCGGGCCTCGACCTCGGTGGTCGCGAGGAGCTGGTCGCTGCGCTCGCCGAGCTCGCGCGCGACCCCCGCTCGCCGGCCCTCGTGCTGGTCACGCACCACGTCGAGGAGATCCCGCCCGGCTTCACGCACCTGCTGCTGCTGCGCGCGGGCCGTGTGCACGCGGCGGGGCCGATCGGCGAGGTGCTCACCGCCGAGAACCTGTCCGGCACGTTCGACGTGCCGCTGCGCCTCGAGCACGGTGACGGGCGGTGGGCGGCGCACGCGGCCCCGGGGGCCGGCACGGCGCGCTGA
- a CDS encoding NfeD family protein: MLGPDDGPPAGGDGMGWLWWVGTALLLGVLEMVSLDLVLVMLAGGALAGALAYALGAPVAVQLLVAAVAAVVLLVTLRPWLLRHLRSRVVLQETNAAALVGRPAVVVLDVDGVTGRVKLGGEVWTARTVDGASLPAGTSVTVVRIDGATAVVTAAASAPRTDGPSAAGAAPA, translated from the coding sequence GTGCTGGGGCCCGACGACGGGCCACCGGCCGGGGGTGACGGCATGGGCTGGCTGTGGTGGGTCGGCACGGCGCTCCTGCTCGGGGTGCTGGAGATGGTCTCGCTCGACCTCGTGCTGGTGATGCTGGCCGGGGGTGCGCTCGCCGGGGCGCTCGCGTACGCGCTCGGCGCGCCGGTGGCCGTCCAGCTCCTCGTGGCCGCCGTCGCGGCCGTCGTCCTGCTCGTCACGCTGCGCCCGTGGCTCCTGCGGCACCTGCGGTCGCGGGTGGTGCTGCAGGAGACGAACGCGGCCGCACTGGTCGGGCGCCCCGCCGTCGTCGTCCTCGACGTCGACGGCGTGACCGGCCGCGTCAAGCTGGGGGGCGAGGTGTGGACCGCGCGCACCGTCGACGGCGCGAGCCTGCCCGCCGGGACCTCCGTCACGGTCGTCCGCATCGACGGGGCCACGGCCGTGGTCACCGCCGCGGCCTCCGCACCGCGCACCGACGGCCCCTCGGCCGCCGGTGCCGCTCCCGCCTGA
- a CDS encoding SPFH domain-containing protein → MSDIDAGQVALVVVLALVLLFVVVALVRAVRIVPQAVAMIVERLGRYSSTLDAGLHLLIPFIDRVRASVDLREQVVSFPPQPVITSDNLVVSIDTVIYFQVTSPKDAVYEIANYITGIEQLTVTTLRNVIGSMDLEQTLTSRDQINGQLRGVLDEATGRWGIRVNRVELKAIDPPASVQGSMEQQMRAERDRRAAILTAEGVKQSQILTAEGEKQAAILRAEGEAQSAILRAEGESRAILQVFDAVHRGDADPKLLAYQYLQTLPKVAASPANKLWFLPAELSGALGWLSKGFTGGGEGDGDRYATRPAGDSPLAADDLPPVSLTDPGEALAEARRESAAATADATSAGTLSGLRFDPAAERGQRPGVDGPEDRGTGGGPAGGRGAAPGGD, encoded by the coding sequence ATGTCCGACATCGACGCCGGGCAGGTCGCCCTCGTCGTCGTCCTCGCGCTCGTCCTGCTCTTCGTCGTGGTCGCCCTCGTGCGGGCGGTGCGGATCGTGCCGCAGGCCGTCGCGATGATCGTCGAGCGCCTGGGCCGCTACAGCTCGACGCTCGACGCCGGGCTGCACCTGCTCATCCCGTTCATCGACCGGGTGCGCGCGAGCGTCGACCTGCGCGAGCAGGTGGTGTCGTTCCCGCCGCAGCCCGTCATCACCTCCGACAACCTCGTGGTGAGCATCGACACCGTCATCTACTTCCAGGTGACCAGCCCGAAGGACGCGGTCTACGAGATCGCCAACTACATCACCGGCATCGAGCAGCTGACCGTCACGACGTTGCGCAACGTCATCGGGTCCATGGACCTCGAGCAGACGCTCACGAGCCGCGACCAGATCAACGGGCAGCTGCGCGGCGTGCTCGACGAGGCCACGGGGCGGTGGGGCATCCGCGTGAACCGGGTCGAGCTCAAGGCGATCGACCCGCCCGCGTCCGTGCAGGGGTCGATGGAGCAGCAGATGCGCGCCGAGCGTGACCGGCGCGCCGCCATCCTCACCGCCGAGGGCGTCAAGCAGTCCCAGATCCTCACCGCGGAGGGGGAGAAGCAGGCGGCGATCCTGCGTGCGGAGGGCGAGGCGCAGTCGGCGATCCTGCGCGCCGAGGGGGAGTCGCGCGCGATCCTGCAGGTGTTCGACGCGGTGCACCGCGGTGACGCCGACCCCAAGCTGCTGGCCTACCAGTACCTGCAGACGCTGCCGAAGGTGGCTGCGAGCCCGGCCAACAAGCTCTGGTTCCTGCCGGCGGAGCTCAGCGGCGCGCTCGGGTGGCTCTCGAAGGGGTTCACCGGAGGCGGCGAGGGCGACGGCGACCGGTACGCCACGCGTCCCGCGGGCGACTCCCCGCTCGCCGCGGACGACCTGCCACCGGTGTCCCTGACGGACCCGGGCGAGGCGCTCGCGGAGGCACGTCGGGAGTCGGCCGCCGCGACCGCGGACGCGACGAGCGCCGGCACGCTGTCGGGCCTGCGCTTCGACCCCGCCGCCGAGCGGGGCCAGCGCCCCGGCGTGGACGGGCCGGAGGATCGCGGGACCGGCGGGGGACCTGCCGGCGGTCGGGGGGCCGCACCCGGAGGCGACTGA
- a CDS encoding ABC transporter ATP-binding protein, with the protein MLLRLLREQLRPYRGAVLAVLVLQLVQVLATLWLPSLNADIIDDGVAQGDTAVIWRIGGVMLAVSLVQVVAAIGAVWFGARTAMAFGRDVRARLFDRVQAFSQQEMGRFGAPTLITRTTNDVQQVQMLVLMTFVFLVMAPLMLVGGVAMSLREDVVLSGLLLVVVPVLVGVVALVVRRMVPWFRRVQERIDGINRVMREQLTGVRVVRAFVRERRERDRFEVANDLLYEASLRTGLLMALLFPAVMLVMNASSVAVVWFGARRVDAGDMQIGSLVAFLSYIMFVLMAVMMASMMTVMVPRAVVSAERITEVLDTSPSVVPPAEPVPFATTRSVASADGTPGPRTGLLELRDVEFRYPGAEHPVLQGVSFTAEPGRTTAIIGSTGAGKTTLLHLVPRLYDVTGGQVLVDGVDVREAEPEALWARIGLVPQRPYLFSGTVRSNLQFGRPDANDDALWHALTVAQARSFVEALPEGLDAPVAQGGTNLSGGQRQRLAIARALVRRPSLYLFDDSFSALDYATDAALRAALVPETRDATVIVVAQRVATIRHADRILVLDEGRVVGDGTHEGLLESNATYQEIVHSQLSAQEAA; encoded by the coding sequence GTGCTCCTGCGGCTGCTGCGCGAGCAGCTGCGTCCCTACCGGGGCGCCGTGCTCGCGGTGCTGGTGCTCCAGCTCGTCCAGGTGCTCGCGACCCTGTGGCTGCCGAGCCTGAACGCCGACATCATCGACGACGGCGTGGCCCAGGGCGACACGGCGGTCATCTGGCGGATCGGCGGCGTCATGCTCGCCGTGAGCCTGGTGCAGGTGGTCGCCGCGATCGGCGCCGTGTGGTTCGGTGCCCGCACGGCGATGGCCTTCGGACGGGACGTGCGGGCGCGCCTGTTCGACCGCGTGCAGGCGTTCTCCCAGCAGGAGATGGGACGGTTCGGCGCGCCGACCCTCATCACCCGCACGACGAACGACGTGCAGCAGGTGCAGATGCTCGTGCTGATGACGTTCGTGTTCCTCGTCATGGCGCCGCTCATGCTCGTCGGCGGTGTCGCGATGTCGCTGCGCGAGGACGTCGTCCTGTCGGGCCTGCTCCTGGTCGTCGTGCCCGTGCTGGTCGGCGTCGTGGCGCTCGTCGTGCGCCGGATGGTGCCGTGGTTCCGGCGGGTGCAGGAGCGCATCGACGGGATCAACCGCGTCATGCGCGAGCAGCTCACGGGCGTGCGCGTCGTCCGGGCGTTCGTGCGCGAGCGGCGCGAGCGCGACCGGTTCGAGGTCGCCAACGACCTGCTCTACGAGGCGTCGCTGCGCACGGGCCTGCTCATGGCCCTGCTGTTCCCCGCGGTCATGCTCGTGATGAACGCCTCGAGCGTCGCCGTGGTGTGGTTCGGCGCCCGCAGGGTCGACGCGGGCGACATGCAGATCGGCTCGTTGGTCGCGTTCCTCAGCTACATCATGTTCGTGCTCATGGCCGTGATGATGGCCTCGATGATGACGGTGATGGTCCCGCGGGCCGTCGTCTCCGCGGAGCGGATCACCGAGGTGCTGGACACCAGCCCGAGCGTCGTCCCGCCCGCCGAGCCCGTGCCGTTCGCCACCACCCGGTCCGTGGCGTCGGCGGACGGGACGCCCGGCCCGCGGACCGGCCTCCTCGAGCTGCGCGACGTCGAGTTCCGGTACCCCGGCGCCGAGCACCCGGTGCTGCAGGGGGTCTCCTTCACCGCCGAGCCCGGCCGGACGACCGCGATCATCGGCTCGACCGGCGCCGGCAAGACGACGCTGCTCCACCTCGTGCCGCGCCTGTACGACGTGACGGGCGGGCAGGTGCTCGTGGACGGCGTCGACGTGCGGGAGGCCGAGCCGGAGGCGCTGTGGGCCCGCATCGGGCTCGTGCCGCAGCGCCCGTACCTGTTCTCCGGCACGGTGCGCAGCAACCTGCAGTTCGGCCGGCCCGACGCAAACGACGACGCGCTGTGGCACGCGCTGACGGTCGCGCAGGCGCGGTCGTTCGTGGAGGCGCTGCCAGAGGGGCTCGACGCACCCGTCGCGCAGGGCGGCACCAACCTGTCCGGCGGGCAGCGGCAGCGGCTCGCGATCGCGCGGGCCCTGGTCCGACGCCCGTCCCTCTACCTGTTCGACGACTCGTTCTCGGCCCTGGACTACGCGACGGACGCCGCGCTGCGGGCCGCGCTCGTACCCGAGACGCGCGACGCGACGGTGATCGTCGTCGCGCAGCGCGTCGCGACGATCCGCCACGCCGACCGGATCCTCGTCCTCGACGAGGGCCGTGTCGTCGGCGACGGCACGCACGAGGGGCTGCTGGAGTCGAACGCGACGTACCAGGAGATCGTCCACTCCCAGCTGAGCGCCCAGGAGGCGGCATGA
- a CDS encoding ABC transporter ATP-binding protein, protein MPGQKSLDFRGSLRRLLVVLRPERARLVAVLVLGALSVAAAVAGPKLLGDATNVLFDGVVSRALGQVVPAGSTQQEAVDALRASGQDQLADMVSGMDRVVPGTGVDFGRLGGILLVVLVVYLASFVLGWLQGRLTALAVQRTVRRMRSHVEEKLSRLPLSYYDRQPRGELLSRVTNDIDNVAQTMQQTLSQLVTSLLTVVGVLGMMFWLSPLLAVVALVTVPLSVAVAGAIAKRSQPQFVQQWASTGQLNAHIEEMFTGHALVTVFGRQPEAARTFAERNEQLYEASFRAQFISGIIQPALGFLSNVNYLVIAVVGGLRVASGAMTLGEVQAFIQYSRQFTQPLTQIASMANLLQSGVASAERVFELLDADEQEPDPATPVRVEPPVRGRVAFEDVSFRYEPDTPLIEHLSVVAEPGQTVAIVGPTGAGKTTLVNLVMRFYEVDSGRITLDGVDTRTLTRDDLRRQMGMVLQDTWLFEGTIADNIAYGVDGATREQVVEAAVATHVDRFVRTLPDGYDTVIDDEGGAVSAGEKQLLTIARAFLADPAILILDEATSSVDTRTEVLVQQAMGTLRAGRTSFVIAHRLSTIRDADVILVMEHGRIVEKGSHDELLAADGAYARLYASQFAAATAPLD, encoded by the coding sequence ATGCCCGGGCAGAAGTCGCTCGACTTCCGCGGGTCGCTGCGACGCCTGCTCGTCGTGCTGCGGCCCGAGCGTGCGCGGCTCGTGGCCGTGCTCGTCCTCGGGGCGCTGTCGGTGGCCGCCGCCGTCGCCGGCCCGAAGCTCCTCGGGGACGCGACGAACGTGCTGTTCGACGGCGTGGTCTCCCGGGCCCTCGGTCAGGTCGTCCCCGCCGGGTCGACGCAGCAGGAGGCCGTCGACGCGCTGCGGGCGTCCGGACAGGACCAGCTGGCCGACATGGTCTCGGGCATGGACCGGGTGGTGCCCGGCACCGGCGTCGACTTCGGACGGCTCGGCGGGATCCTGCTGGTCGTCCTCGTCGTCTACCTGGCGTCGTTCGTGCTCGGGTGGCTGCAGGGCCGGCTCACCGCGCTCGCGGTGCAGCGCACCGTGCGGCGCATGCGCTCGCACGTCGAGGAGAAGCTCTCCCGGCTGCCGCTGTCGTACTACGACCGGCAGCCGCGCGGCGAGCTGCTGAGCCGCGTGACCAACGACATCGACAACGTCGCCCAGACGATGCAGCAGACGCTGTCGCAGCTCGTGACGTCGCTGCTCACGGTGGTGGGTGTGCTCGGCATGATGTTCTGGCTGTCGCCGCTGCTCGCGGTCGTCGCGCTGGTGACCGTGCCGCTGTCCGTGGCGGTCGCGGGGGCGATCGCGAAGCGCTCGCAGCCGCAGTTCGTGCAGCAGTGGGCGTCGACGGGGCAGCTGAACGCCCACATCGAGGAGATGTTCACGGGGCACGCGCTCGTGACGGTGTTCGGGCGCCAGCCGGAGGCGGCGCGCACCTTCGCCGAGCGGAACGAGCAGCTCTACGAGGCGAGCTTCCGCGCGCAGTTCATCTCGGGGATCATCCAGCCGGCGCTGGGGTTCCTGTCGAACGTCAACTACCTCGTCATCGCCGTGGTCGGCGGTCTGCGGGTGGCGTCGGGGGCGATGACGCTCGGCGAGGTGCAGGCGTTCATCCAGTACAGCCGCCAGTTCACCCAGCCGCTGACGCAGATCGCCTCGATGGCGAACCTCCTGCAGTCGGGGGTCGCCTCCGCCGAGCGCGTCTTCGAGCTGCTCGACGCCGACGAGCAGGAGCCCGACCCGGCGACGCCGGTGCGCGTCGAGCCGCCCGTGCGCGGCCGCGTCGCGTTCGAGGACGTGTCGTTCCGCTACGAGCCCGACACGCCCCTCATCGAGCACCTGAGCGTCGTCGCCGAGCCCGGCCAGACCGTCGCGATCGTCGGGCCCACGGGCGCCGGCAAGACGACCCTGGTGAACCTCGTCATGCGGTTCTACGAGGTCGACTCCGGCCGCATCACCCTCGACGGCGTCGACACGCGCACGCTCACGCGCGACGACCTGCGCCGCCAGATGGGCATGGTCCTGCAGGACACGTGGCTGTTCGAGGGGACCATCGCCGACAACATCGCGTACGGCGTCGACGGGGCGACGCGCGAGCAGGTCGTCGAGGCCGCCGTCGCGACGCACGTCGACCGGTTCGTGCGGACCCTGCCGGACGGCTACGACACCGTGATCGACGACGAGGGCGGTGCGGTGTCGGCGGGGGAGAAGCAGCTGCTCACGATCGCCCGCGCGTTCCTCGCCGACCCGGCGATCCTCATCCTCGACGAGGCGACGTCGTCCGTCGACACCCGTACCGAGGTGCTCGTGCAGCAGGCGATGGGAACGCTGCGCGCCGGGCGGACGTCCTTCGTCATCGCGCACCGCCTGTCCACCATCCGCGACGCGGACGTCATCCTCGTCATGGAGCACGGGCGCATCGTCGAGAAGGGCAGCCACGACGAGCTGCTCGCGGCGGACGGCGCGTACGCGCGCCTCTACGCGAGCCAGTTCGCGGCGGCCACGGCACCCCTGGACTGA
- a CDS encoding endo-1,4-beta-xylanase: MSTTPAVPARADAPVVADPALAHRTRSLTVRLTDASGRPLAGAVARAEQQDHAFWFGNIGFDEVERAAAALPGGRPLAPGQDELLARFDELWRDVFNLATLPFYWGTFEPTQGSPRTAALRAAAEHYRDHGVTVKGHPLVWHTVQPDWLKPLPDEEVLRLLRARVQRDASEFAGLVDVWDAINEVVIMPIFTKDDNAVTRVAKTVGRIGMIQLAFDEARAANPGAMLLLNDFDMSADYEHLVEEALAAGVRIDALGLQSHMHQGAWGRDKTLDVLERFSRFGLRMHFTETTILSGELMPAHYDDLNDHQVDVWPSTPEGEERQAREVEEHYRTLVAHPQVDAITYWGLSDHGMWLNAPGGLVRADGTPKPSYETLRGLVKGEWWLAATDVTADADGTVQLRGLPGRYVLEVDGARHELVLPAEGGDTQTTVVVPR; encoded by the coding sequence TTGTCGACCACGCCCGCCGTGCCCGCCCGCGCCGACGCCCCCGTCGTCGCGGACCCCGCGCTCGCCCACCGCACCCGGAGCCTGACGGTCCGCCTCACCGACGCGTCGGGGCGCCCGCTCGCCGGTGCCGTCGCGCGGGCCGAGCAGCAGGACCACGCGTTCTGGTTCGGCAACATCGGCTTCGACGAGGTGGAGCGGGCCGCTGCCGCCCTGCCCGGCGGGCGCCCCCTCGCGCCGGGGCAGGACGAGCTGCTCGCGCGGTTCGACGAGCTGTGGCGCGACGTGTTCAACCTGGCGACGCTGCCGTTCTACTGGGGCACCTTCGAGCCGACCCAGGGCAGCCCGCGGACCGCCGCGCTGCGCGCCGCCGCCGAGCACTACCGCGACCACGGCGTGACCGTGAAGGGCCACCCGCTCGTGTGGCACACCGTGCAGCCGGACTGGCTGAAGCCGCTGCCGGACGAGGAGGTCCTGCGCCTCCTGCGGGCCCGCGTGCAGCGTGACGCGAGCGAGTTCGCCGGCCTCGTCGACGTGTGGGACGCGATCAACGAGGTGGTGATCATGCCGATCTTCACCAAGGACGACAACGCGGTCACGCGGGTCGCGAAGACGGTCGGCCGCATCGGCATGATCCAGCTCGCCTTCGACGAGGCGCGCGCCGCCAACCCCGGGGCGATGCTGCTGCTCAACGACTTCGACATGTCCGCCGACTACGAGCACCTCGTGGAGGAGGCGCTCGCCGCCGGTGTGCGCATCGACGCGCTGGGCCTGCAGAGCCACATGCACCAGGGCGCGTGGGGCCGCGACAAGACGCTCGACGTGCTCGAGCGGTTCTCCCGGTTCGGCCTGCGCATGCACTTCACCGAGACCACGATCCTGTCCGGCGAGCTCATGCCCGCGCACTACGACGACCTCAACGACCACCAGGTCGACGTCTGGCCGAGCACGCCCGAGGGCGAGGAGCGCCAGGCGCGCGAGGTCGAGGAGCACTACCGCACCCTGGTGGCCCACCCGCAGGTCGACGCGATCACGTACTGGGGCCTGTCCGACCACGGCATGTGGCTCAACGCGCCCGGCGGGCTCGTGCGGGCCGACGGCACACCGAAGCCGTCGTACGAGACGCTGCGCGGCCTGGTGAAGGGCGAGTGGTGGCTGGCCGCCACCGACGTCACGGCCGACGCGGACGGGACCGTGCAGCTGCGCGGCCTGCCGGGCCGCTACGTGCTCGAGGTCGACGGCGCGCGCCACGAGCTCGTCCTGCCCGCCGAGGGCGGTGACACGCAGACCACGGTGGTCGTGCCCCGGTGA
- a CDS encoding sugar MFS transporter produces the protein MSAVAARLVRDRLTLGLYAPFVVWGWLLYSFNPSVPLLGDELGVSAAQAGLHGTAMAAGGLVAAPLIPRAAQALGRRTTLVVAALVVAVGLAGLLLGRELPVTLVGMLVTAVGGNLLIATAQVALAAHHGPTSSAALAEANGVGSGIGLLGPLAVGACVAIGWGWRAGVVVTAALGVATALLVLRLPRSPALDRPGPADPAEPVPLAAADEAAAARRGPGRHAGTFFLAALVAATSLEFATTFWATDLVLERTSAGAGIATATTAGLAAGMTAMRFVIGPLSLRVAPATLLAASFVISVGGWAVLWTATSTAVALTGLVVAGFGYGAQYPLSVALLLAASPGRRDRAQSHATLAGALAVGVAPFALGAAADQVGSHQAFVLVPVVAAVGFGMAVLGGRAVRRTPAALGGSTPWHDPTSDPSPTATTPASPTTSP, from the coding sequence GTGAGCGCCGTCGCCGCGCGGCTCGTGCGGGACCGGCTCACGCTCGGCCTCTACGCGCCGTTCGTGGTGTGGGGCTGGCTGCTCTACAGCTTCAACCCCAGCGTCCCGCTGCTCGGCGACGAGCTGGGTGTCTCGGCCGCGCAGGCGGGCCTGCACGGCACCGCCATGGCGGCCGGCGGGCTCGTGGCCGCACCGCTCATCCCGCGCGCTGCGCAGGCACTCGGGCGTCGGACGACGCTCGTCGTGGCGGCGCTCGTCGTCGCCGTGGGGCTCGCCGGGCTGCTGCTCGGCCGTGAGCTGCCGGTCACCCTGGTCGGCATGCTCGTCACGGCGGTGGGCGGGAACCTGCTGATCGCGACCGCGCAGGTGGCGCTCGCGGCGCACCACGGGCCCACGTCGTCGGCGGCCCTGGCCGAGGCGAACGGCGTCGGCTCGGGCATCGGTCTGCTCGGGCCGCTGGCGGTCGGCGCCTGCGTCGCGATCGGCTGGGGCTGGCGGGCCGGGGTCGTCGTGACCGCGGCGCTGGGGGTCGCGACGGCGCTGCTGGTCCTCCGGCTGCCGCGTTCACCCGCGCTCGACCGGCCGGGACCGGCCGACCCCGCGGAGCCGGTGCCGCTCGCCGCCGCCGACGAGGCCGCGGCGGCCCGCCGCGGCCCGGGCCGGCACGCCGGCACGTTCTTCCTGGCCGCGCTCGTCGCCGCGACGTCGCTGGAGTTCGCGACGACGTTCTGGGCGACGGACCTCGTGCTCGAGCGCACGTCGGCCGGCGCGGGGATCGCCACGGCGACGACGGCCGGGCTCGCCGCCGGCATGACGGCCATGCGGTTCGTGATCGGTCCGCTGTCGCTGCGGGTCGCACCGGCGACCCTGCTCGCCGCGTCGTTCGTCATCTCCGTCGGTGGCTGGGCCGTGCTCTGGACGGCGACGAGCACCGCCGTCGCCCTCACCGGCCTCGTCGTGGCCGGCTTCGGCTACGGCGCGCAGTACCCGCTGTCCGTGGCGCTGCTGCTCGCCGCGTCGCCCGGGCGGCGTGACCGCGCGCAGTCGCACGCGACGCTCGCGGGCGCGCTGGCCGTCGGCGTGGCGCCGTTCGCGCTCGGGGCGGCGGCCGACCAGGTGGGCAGCCACCAGGCGTTCGTCCTGGTGCCGGTGGTCGCCGCCGTCGGGTTCGGCATGGCCGTGCTCGGCGGCCGCGCGGTCCGGCGCACCCCCGCGGCCCTGGGAGGATCGACGCCGTGGCACGACCCGACGTCCGACCCGTCACCGACCGCGACGACCCCCGCCTCGCCGACTACGTCTCCCTGA
- a CDS encoding RNA methyltransferase — MARPDVRPVTDRDDPRLADYVSLTDVALRRRLEPENGLYIAESSTVLGRALRAGHRPRSVLLAPRWLGDVEVMLADLPGDDVPVYVAEEPVLEAITGFHVHRGALAAMQRPVLPSVADVLASARDGAGARRVAVLEDVVDHTNVGAAFRSAAALGVDAVLVTPRCADPLYRRSVRVSMGTVFQVPWTRVDPWPEGVDVLREEGFVVASLALSDDAITLDELVADPPERLALVLGAEGHGLKPRTVAASDLVVRIPMAAGVDSLNVAAAAAVAFWATRV, encoded by the coding sequence GTGGCACGACCCGACGTCCGACCCGTCACCGACCGCGACGACCCCCGCCTCGCCGACTACGTCTCCCTGACCGACGTCGCGCTGCGACGACGGCTGGAGCCGGAGAACGGCCTCTACATCGCCGAGAGCTCGACGGTCCTGGGTCGTGCGCTGCGCGCCGGGCACCGGCCGCGGTCGGTGCTGCTCGCGCCACGGTGGCTGGGCGACGTCGAGGTGATGCTCGCGGACCTGCCCGGCGACGACGTGCCCGTGTACGTGGCCGAGGAGCCCGTGCTCGAGGCCATCACCGGGTTCCACGTGCACCGGGGCGCCCTCGCGGCGATGCAGCGGCCCGTGCTGCCCTCCGTGGCCGACGTGCTGGCGTCGGCCCGCGACGGCGCCGGTGCCCGTCGCGTCGCCGTGCTCGAGGACGTCGTCGACCACACGAACGTCGGCGCCGCGTTCCGGTCGGCGGCCGCGCTCGGCGTCGACGCGGTGCTCGTGACGCCGCGCTGCGCGGACCCGCTGTACCGGCGGTCGGTGCGGGTGTCGATGGGCACGGTGTTCCAGGTGCCGTGGACCCGGGTGGACCCGTGGCCCGAGGGCGTCGACGTCCTGCGGGAGGAGGGGTTCGTGGTCGCGTCGCTCGCGCTCTCCGACGACGCGATCACGCTCGACGAGCTCGTCGCCGACCCGCCGGAGCGCCTCGCGCTGGTCCTCGGCGCCGAGGGGCACGGGCTCAAGCCGCGGACGGTCGCGGCGTCGGACCTGGTCGTGCGCATCCCCATGGCCGCAGGGGTCGACTCCCTCAACGTGGCGGCGGCGGCCGCCGTCGCGTTCTGGGCGACGCGGGTCTGA
- a CDS encoding right-handed parallel beta-helix repeat-containing protein, protein MRTGTRTGLSVLAVAALTALGAAPASAAPPPACGDTLTVDTVLTADLSCPAGGPGLRLAPGVTLDLGGHVLRGPGPVLGSGRGVEVTREGEAVVRNGTVAGWSTGVGSLPVETGGPTGVLTLERLVVRDNGLGADVSGEPGSGFFAKPLRVVRSTFLRNGDGVLTPDSDAVIERSTFAEHSRAGVVTDDGGGATITGSRFLRNRHGVFLLVQGSADVVGSEFVDNTIGVGAEIAEAYISVRDSRFTGSQIAVDAEWAQLSLSGSRLVANTTGVVLGDWGASIVGNRFRANETGIRGSGPGLIQDNVLRWNGDGIVIDPAYDTLALGGNDVRRSSGWGIHAPGVTDLGGNVARGNGNEPQCVGVVCGGRPPS, encoded by the coding sequence ATGCGTACCGGCACCCGCACCGGCCTGTCCGTCCTCGCCGTCGCCGCGCTGACCGCGCTCGGCGCCGCACCGGCGTCCGCCGCGCCGCCACCCGCCTGCGGCGACACCCTCACCGTCGACACGGTGCTGACCGCCGACCTCTCGTGCCCGGCCGGCGGGCCCGGGCTCCGGCTCGCGCCGGGGGTGACGCTCGACCTGGGCGGGCACGTCCTGCGCGGGCCCGGCCCGGTGCTGGGCAGCGGGCGGGGCGTCGAGGTCACGCGGGAGGGCGAGGCCGTCGTGCGCAACGGGACGGTCGCGGGATGGAGCACCGGCGTCGGCTCGCTGCCGGTCGAGACCGGGGGACCCACCGGCGTGCTCACGCTCGAGCGGCTGGTCGTCCGGGACAACGGCCTCGGCGCGGACGTCTCGGGGGAGCCCGGCAGCGGGTTCTTCGCCAAGCCGCTGCGGGTCGTGCGCTCGACGTTCCTGCGCAACGGCGACGGCGTCCTGACGCCGGACAGCGACGCCGTGATCGAGCGCTCGACGTTCGCCGAGCACTCCCGGGCCGGCGTCGTGACCGACGACGGCGGTGGCGCGACGATCACGGGCAGCCGCTTCCTGCGCAACCGGCACGGCGTCTTCCTCCTCGTCCAGGGGAGCGCGGACGTCGTGGGCTCGGAGTTCGTCGACAACACGATCGGGGTCGGCGCCGAGATCGCCGAGGCCTACATCAGCGTCCGGGACAGCCGGTTCACCGGCTCCCAGATCGCCGTGGACGCCGAGTGGGCCCAGCTCTCGCTGAGCGGGTCGCGGCTCGTCGCGAACACCACGGGCGTGGTGCTCGGCGACTGGGGGGCCTCGATCGTCGGCAACAGGTTCCGGGCGAACGAGACCGGCATCCGCGGGTCCGGACCGGGTCTGATCCAGGACAACGTGCTGCGGTGGAACGGCGACGGCATCGTCATCGACCCGGCGTACGACACGCTCGCGCTGGGCGGCAACGACGTGCGGCGCAGCTCGGGCTGGGGCATCCACGCACCCGGCGTGACGGACCTGGGCGGGAACGTGGCACGCGGGAACGGCAACGAGCCGCAGTGCGTCGGCGTCGTGTGCGGGGGGCGGCCGCCGTCGTGA